Proteins encoded together in one Streptomyces sp. TLI_171 window:
- a CDS encoding carbohydrate ABC transporter permease, whose amino-acid sequence MALVSSTVPPALRRKRRRERARTLAFLSPWLIGFGVFFLYPLVSTVYFSFMHYDGFTAPTFAGLQNWDYVFTKYPFFWKGLGNTLWLVAVMVTLRVAFGLGIGLLITKVKTGAGFFRTAFYLPYLAPPVAATMAFAFLLNPGTGPVNHLLGELGLPQPGWFTDPSWSKPALTMLAMWGIGDLMVIFMASLLDVPREQYEAAELDGAGPFQRFRYVTLPNISPIVMFAVVTGVIQTMQYYTQAIVAGKVASGVIGGSGQQFEPGYPHGSTWTLPQMVYNLGFQRFDTGSACVVAVILFALSMAFTSILLRRKSGFLTED is encoded by the coding sequence ATGGCACTCGTGAGCTCCACCGTCCCGCCGGCGCTTCGCAGGAAGCGCCGGCGGGAGCGGGCCAGGACGCTGGCCTTCCTCTCCCCGTGGCTGATCGGGTTCGGCGTCTTCTTCCTGTACCCGCTGGTCTCGACGGTCTACTTCTCCTTCATGCACTACGACGGGTTCACCGCGCCGACCTTCGCCGGCCTGCAGAACTGGGACTACGTCTTCACCAAGTACCCGTTCTTCTGGAAGGGCCTGGGCAACACCCTGTGGCTGGTGGCCGTGATGGTCACCCTGCGGGTGGCCTTCGGCCTCGGCATCGGCCTGCTGATCACCAAGGTGAAGACCGGCGCCGGGTTCTTCCGCACCGCCTTCTACCTGCCGTACCTGGCCCCGCCGGTGGCGGCGACGATGGCCTTCGCGTTCCTGCTCAACCCGGGCACCGGGCCGGTCAACCACCTGCTGGGCGAGCTCGGCCTGCCGCAGCCGGGCTGGTTCACCGACCCGTCCTGGTCGAAGCCGGCCCTCACCATGCTGGCGATGTGGGGCATCGGCGACCTGATGGTGATCTTCATGGCCTCGCTGCTGGACGTCCCCAGGGAGCAGTACGAGGCGGCCGAACTCGACGGCGCCGGGCCCTTCCAGCGGTTCCGGTACGTCACCCTGCCGAACATCTCGCCGATCGTGATGTTCGCGGTGGTCACCGGCGTGATCCAGACCATGCAGTACTACACCCAGGCGATCGTGGCCGGGAAGGTCGCCTCCGGCGTGATCGGCGGCTCCGGGCAGCAGTTCGAACCCGGCTACCCGCACGGCTCCACCTGGACGCTGCCGCAGATGGTCTACAACCTCGGCTTCCAACGCTTCGACACCGGCTCGGCCTGCGTCGTCGCGGTCATCCTGTTCGCCCTCTCGATGGCGTTCACCTCGATCCTGCTGCGGCGCAAGTCCGGCTTCCTGACGGAGGACTGA